The following proteins are co-located in the Paludibaculum fermentans genome:
- a CDS encoding BlaI/MecI/CopY family transcriptional regulator — protein sequence MARKRSLNLTEAELRLMDVIWDRGPCTVSDVADALKELGLAYNTVLTTMRILEDKGFLQHVKPVEGRAFVYEPLVGRDEAGRNAVRYLVSRFFRNSPELLVLNVLNDEDLTARELGRIRKLLAEDAK from the coding sequence TTGGCCCGAAAACGATCACTGAATCTTACCGAAGCCGAACTCCGGCTGATGGATGTCATCTGGGATCGTGGCCCGTGCACTGTCTCGGATGTGGCGGATGCGCTGAAGGAGCTGGGCCTCGCCTACAACACGGTGCTCACCACCATGCGCATCCTCGAGGACAAGGGGTTCCTGCAGCATGTGAAGCCGGTGGAGGGGCGCGCCTTCGTCTACGAGCCTCTGGTGGGCCGTGACGAAGCGGGCCGCAACGCCGTGCGCTATCTGGTGAGCCGCTTCTTCCGGAACTCGCCGGAGTTGCTGGTCCTGAACGTTCTGAACGACGAAGACCTGACGGCCAGGGAATTAGGAAGGATCCGGAAGCTGCTCGCGGAGGATGCGAAATGA
- a CDS encoding zf-TFIIB domain-containing protein — MNCRNCGGALRLDSGREALACDFCHTLVYPEPNEEGVRVFEAGTGEMCPVCRQELRHASYLGKRLGYCTKCLGMLLDLDSFGALVQIVRARRDRIPEPPRPLDPMELERVIDCPRCHQRMDTHPYAGPGNIVIDNCPDCRLNWLDHNELRRVTTAPDTQLNPDAWFAP, encoded by the coding sequence ATGAACTGCAGGAACTGTGGCGGGGCGCTACGCCTGGACTCGGGTCGCGAGGCGCTGGCGTGCGACTTCTGCCACACACTGGTCTATCCGGAGCCCAACGAGGAAGGGGTCCGGGTCTTCGAAGCCGGCACCGGCGAAATGTGCCCGGTGTGCCGCCAGGAACTCAGGCACGCATCCTACCTCGGCAAGCGCCTGGGGTACTGCACAAAATGCCTAGGGATGTTGCTGGACCTGGACTCCTTCGGCGCGCTGGTCCAGATCGTACGAGCCCGCCGCGACCGGATTCCTGAACCGCCGCGTCCCCTGGATCCAATGGAACTCGAACGGGTCATCGATTGCCCGCGCTGCCACCAGCGTATGGATACTCACCCGTACGCGGGTCCGGGCAACATCGTAATCGACAATTGCCCGGACTGCCGTTTGAACTGGCTGGACCACAACGAACTGCGCCGCGTCACCACGGCTCCAGATACGCAATTGAACCCGGACGCGTGGTTCGCGCCGTAA
- a CDS encoding SDR family oxidoreductase: MKNPVVTGGAGFIGSSIVRALLKEGAQRVTVIDNLRSGSEKNLAEVAEHVDLHVVDIRDYDAIAPLLEGAPKVFHLAAIPSVPRSITEPVPSHTANIDGTFNVFRAAAEGGAGRVVYAASSSAYGDTEVLPKVESMIPMPKSPYAAQKLMGEYYASVFASCFGLTTTSLRFFNVFGPRQDPSSPYSGVLSLFMRCLIERRPPTIFGDGEQSRDFTYVEDVAGLCLKASNAPAAVVSGNMYNAGNGGRFTLNQTWRILCGFEGVEIEPVYGPPRAGDVKDSQADTARAVRDLGHAPRFSFDEGLRLTLEWYRANT, translated from the coding sequence ATGAAAAACCCAGTTGTTACCGGCGGCGCCGGATTCATTGGAAGCAGCATTGTGCGCGCATTGCTGAAGGAAGGCGCGCAGCGCGTCACGGTGATCGACAATCTGCGCTCGGGCAGCGAGAAGAACCTGGCCGAGGTGGCGGAACACGTCGACCTGCATGTCGTCGACATCCGGGACTACGATGCGATTGCGCCGCTGCTCGAAGGCGCGCCGAAGGTCTTCCACCTGGCCGCGATTCCTTCCGTGCCGCGTTCGATCACTGAGCCTGTGCCGTCGCACACGGCAAACATCGATGGAACCTTCAACGTGTTCCGGGCCGCGGCCGAAGGCGGCGCGGGCCGGGTGGTTTATGCGGCATCCTCCTCCGCCTATGGGGACACGGAAGTGCTTCCGAAGGTGGAGTCGATGATCCCGATGCCGAAGTCGCCGTATGCGGCGCAGAAGCTGATGGGTGAGTACTACGCCTCAGTCTTCGCCTCCTGTTTCGGGCTGACGACCACGTCGCTGCGTTTCTTCAATGTGTTTGGGCCGCGGCAGGACCCGTCGAGTCCGTATTCGGGCGTGCTAAGCCTGTTCATGCGCTGCCTGATTGAGCGGCGGCCGCCCACGATTTTTGGTGATGGCGAGCAGTCCCGCGACTTCACCTATGTGGAAGATGTTGCTGGTCTATGCCTGAAGGCTTCGAATGCGCCGGCAGCCGTGGTTTCGGGCAACATGTACAACGCCGGCAACGGGGGCCGTTTCACGTTGAACCAGACGTGGCGGATTCTGTGCGGGTTTGAAGGGGTCGAGATCGAACCGGTATATGGTCCGCCGAGGGCCGGGGATGTGAAGGATTCACAGGCCGACACGGCCCGCGCCGTCCGTGATCTGGGCCATGCTCCGAGGTTTAGTTTCGACGAGGGCCTGCGGCTCACGCTTGAGTGGTACCGGGCCAACACATAG
- a CDS encoding RNA polymerase sigma factor, with translation MQLEQQSFDSDYVLRLKQGDPDTQRHFVNYFGDLLRVKLRGKLRAPQLVEEAKQETFLRVLLTLRERGIDHPERLGAFVNSVCNNVVMEVYRAESRTAPMPENYHPADGQIDAESEMVNEQRRNLVRQLLEELPAKECELLRQVFLEEKDKDEICQQFGVDRNYLRVLLHRARNRFSALLGERGKAHGVGE, from the coding sequence GTGCAACTCGAGCAGCAGAGCTTCGACAGCGACTATGTCCTGCGGCTCAAGCAGGGCGATCCAGACACTCAGCGTCATTTCGTCAACTATTTTGGTGATCTGCTGCGGGTGAAGCTGCGCGGCAAGCTCAGGGCTCCGCAACTGGTAGAGGAAGCGAAGCAGGAGACGTTTCTGAGGGTCTTGCTGACGCTGCGCGAACGAGGCATTGACCATCCGGAACGCCTGGGCGCGTTCGTCAACTCGGTGTGCAACAACGTGGTGATGGAAGTGTACCGGGCGGAGTCGCGGACTGCCCCGATGCCGGAAAACTATCATCCCGCTGACGGCCAGATTGACGCCGAAAGCGAAATGGTGAACGAACAAAGGAGAAATCTCGTTCGCCAATTGCTGGAAGAATTGCCGGCGAAGGAATGTGAACTCTTGCGTCAAGTTTTTCTGGAGGAGAAGGACAAAGACGAGATCTGTCAACAGTTTGGAGTGGATCGAAACTATTTGAGAGTCTTGCTGCATCGCGCCAGGAACCGGTTCAGCGCCCTACTCGGGGAGCGTGGAAAGGCTCATGGTGTCGGCGAGTGA
- a CDS encoding Tex family protein codes for MPELKSLSPEILIHVAQVINVPLKGLTATIELLDEGGTVPFIARYRKEATGNLDEVQIRSIEEKLAYFRELEDRRATILASIEEQGKLTPELKARIEKTLEKSELEDLYLPYKPKRRTKATIAREKGLEPLALYLWTQEPAELPLEAFAATFVNAEKGVNTTAEALEGARHIIAEMISENADLRKALRQMMFDEGVVVSRKVMDAVDEQEKFKMYYEYREPVSKIPSHRMLAIRRGESENVLYFTIELEPVRALDLVRRFILKTPGDWTPQLELASDDSYNRLLNSSIQTEIRLELKKRADSEAIQVFRENLQNLLLAPPAGQLGVMGIDPGIRTGCKIAIVDETGKYLENTVIYPQRGDTAGAMKTLKSLITKFNVKAIAIGNGTASRETDAFVREFLQQEKLDTVFSVTVNESGASIYSASDIARQEFPDLDLTVRGAISIARRLQDPLAELVKIDPKSIGVGQYQHDVDQRQLQQSLETVIESCVNRVGVELNTASWALLRYVAGISERTALKIVEYRNENGKFTSRVQLTAVPGIGPKTFEQAAGFLRIRGASNPLDMTAVHPESYPVVAQIAERLGVKLEEIIQQPQLLEKFKKDDIAVGVYTLNDILEELRKPGRDPRDKFVAPSFKEGVKEIADVQPGMVLEGVVTNVTKFGAFVDVGVHQDGLVHISELSNRYIQDASEVVKAGQIVKVKVLSADAKTKRIALSIKALQGPPPQKPQRPQQAKPSMDDKLAALSSKWKVR; via the coding sequence ATGCCTGAACTGAAGTCTCTTTCCCCTGAGATCCTGATCCACGTCGCACAGGTCATCAATGTGCCCCTGAAGGGGCTGACCGCGACCATCGAACTATTGGACGAAGGCGGCACGGTCCCCTTCATCGCGCGCTACCGCAAAGAGGCCACCGGCAATCTGGACGAAGTGCAGATCCGCTCCATCGAGGAGAAGCTCGCCTACTTCCGCGAGTTGGAGGACCGCCGCGCCACCATCCTCGCCTCGATTGAGGAGCAGGGCAAGCTTACGCCCGAGTTGAAGGCCCGCATCGAGAAGACGCTGGAAAAAAGCGAACTCGAAGACCTCTACCTGCCCTACAAGCCGAAGCGGCGCACGAAGGCCACCATTGCCCGCGAAAAGGGACTGGAGCCGCTGGCGCTCTATCTCTGGACACAGGAACCGGCTGAACTGCCGCTGGAAGCCTTCGCCGCCACCTTCGTGAATGCCGAGAAGGGCGTCAACACAACGGCCGAGGCGCTGGAAGGCGCGCGCCACATCATCGCCGAAATGATCAGCGAGAACGCCGATCTGCGCAAGGCGTTGCGGCAGATGATGTTCGACGAGGGCGTCGTGGTGAGCCGCAAGGTGATGGACGCCGTCGACGAGCAGGAAAAGTTCAAGATGTACTACGAGTATCGCGAGCCGGTGAGCAAGATCCCCTCTCACCGCATGCTGGCGATCCGCCGTGGTGAGAGCGAAAACGTCCTCTACTTCACCATCGAGTTGGAGCCGGTGCGCGCCCTCGACCTGGTACGACGCTTCATCCTGAAGACCCCGGGCGACTGGACGCCGCAGCTGGAACTGGCCAGCGACGACTCCTACAACCGCCTGCTGAACAGCTCCATCCAGACCGAGATCCGGCTGGAGTTGAAGAAGCGCGCCGATTCGGAAGCCATCCAGGTGTTCCGCGAGAATTTACAAAACCTGCTGCTGGCGCCGCCGGCCGGACAGTTGGGCGTGATGGGCATCGATCCGGGCATCCGCACCGGCTGCAAGATCGCCATTGTCGACGAAACCGGCAAGTACCTGGAGAATACCGTTATCTATCCGCAGCGCGGCGATACCGCCGGTGCGATGAAGACGCTGAAGTCCCTGATCACGAAGTTCAACGTGAAGGCGATCGCCATCGGCAACGGGACCGCCTCCCGCGAGACGGATGCCTTCGTGCGCGAGTTCCTGCAACAGGAAAAGCTCGATACGGTGTTCAGTGTCACGGTGAATGAATCGGGCGCGTCGATCTACTCCGCTTCGGATATCGCCCGGCAGGAGTTCCCTGACCTCGACCTCACCGTGCGCGGCGCCATCTCCATTGCCCGCCGCCTGCAGGACCCGCTGGCGGAACTCGTCAAGATCGATCCGAAGTCGATCGGCGTCGGCCAGTACCAGCACGACGTCGACCAGCGCCAGTTGCAGCAATCGCTTGAGACCGTGATCGAAAGCTGCGTGAACCGCGTCGGCGTGGAACTCAACACGGCATCATGGGCGCTGCTGCGCTATGTCGCCGGCATCAGCGAGCGCACCGCGCTGAAGATCGTCGAATACCGCAACGAGAACGGCAAGTTCACGTCGCGCGTGCAGCTCACCGCGGTGCCGGGCATCGGGCCGAAGACCTTTGAACAGGCGGCCGGCTTCCTGCGGATTCGCGGAGCGTCCAACCCGCTGGACATGACGGCGGTCCACCCTGAGTCGTACCCGGTGGTGGCGCAGATCGCCGAACGGCTGGGCGTGAAGCTGGAGGAGATCATCCAGCAGCCGCAGTTGCTGGAGAAGTTCAAGAAGGATGACATCGCCGTCGGCGTCTACACCTTGAACGACATCCTGGAAGAGCTCCGCAAACCGGGCCGCGATCCGCGCGACAAGTTCGTGGCGCCCAGCTTCAAGGAAGGCGTGAAGGAGATCGCCGACGTCCAGCCCGGCATGGTGCTGGAGGGTGTCGTCACCAACGTGACGAAGTTCGGCGCGTTCGTCGATGTGGGGGTGCACCAGGATGGCCTGGTCCACATCAGCGAGTTGTCCAACCGCTATATCCAGGATGCGTCCGAGGTGGTGAAGGCCGGGCAGATCGTCAAGGTGAAGGTGCTGAGCGCCGACGCCAAAACGAAGCGCATCGCGCTGTCGATCAAGGCGCTGCAGGGGCCGCCGCCGCAGAAGCCGCAGCGTCCGCAGCAGGCAAAACCGTCGATGGACGACAAGCTGGCGGCGCTTTCGTCGAAATGGAAGGTTCGTTAA
- a CDS encoding sugar phosphate isomerase/epimerase family protein encodes MGLPFRHSICNEVYQGWDFDKACRHIRETGYSGIEIAPFTLSEDPVTIPAAERKQYADIIAGEGLLFVGLHWLMVAPKGLHVTTPDADLRDRSWAHIRGLVDLCADMGPNGVMVFGSPLQRGTVGGSTREEATKRYADGLAGVAPHAEERGVRILVEALPANQTNVVGSLAEAVEIVRQVNSPAIQTMFDTHNAVDETDPHQEVIERYFPYIQHIHVNETDGGHCGTGDYDFAPVLATLRRLNYQGWISLEAFDFSPGPERISAESLRYLNSVIEELESA; translated from the coding sequence ATGGGCTTACCTTTCCGCCACTCGATCTGCAACGAGGTTTACCAGGGGTGGGACTTCGACAAAGCCTGCCGGCACATTCGTGAAACCGGGTACTCGGGCATTGAGATTGCACCCTTCACGCTCTCGGAGGATCCAGTCACGATTCCTGCCGCCGAGCGCAAGCAGTATGCCGATATCATCGCCGGCGAAGGCCTGTTGTTCGTGGGTCTGCACTGGCTGATGGTGGCGCCAAAGGGACTGCACGTGACGACTCCGGATGCCGACTTGCGGGATCGCAGTTGGGCCCATATTCGGGGGCTTGTGGATCTATGCGCCGATATGGGACCCAACGGAGTGATGGTCTTCGGATCTCCTTTGCAGCGCGGGACTGTCGGCGGCTCGACGCGGGAAGAGGCGACCAAGCGCTATGCGGACGGGCTGGCCGGGGTCGCGCCGCATGCGGAAGAGCGCGGAGTGAGAATCCTGGTGGAAGCCTTGCCGGCGAACCAGACGAATGTGGTCGGGTCTCTGGCGGAGGCGGTCGAGATCGTGCGCCAGGTGAACAGCCCGGCGATCCAGACGATGTTCGATACACACAATGCGGTGGATGAGACCGATCCGCACCAGGAAGTGATCGAACGCTACTTTCCCTATATCCAACACATTCACGTGAATGAGACAGATGGCGGCCACTGCGGCACGGGCGACTATGATTTCGCGCCTGTCCTGGCCACTCTGCGCAGGTTGAATTACCAGGGATGGATCTCATTGGAAGCGTTCGACTTCAGTCCGGGACCGGAGCGCATCTCAGCCGAGTCGCTACGATACCTGAACAGTGTTATCGAGGAGCTGGAGTCCGCCTGA
- a CDS encoding zf-HC2 domain-containing protein, which produces MDHRSAIETTAVERYFLDEMPAVERSEFEEHFFECEQCAEEIRIMSSLEANARAEVRVTRPEARTEAPKPAQKTHSTGFWERYFHWLRPAIAAPALASLLVVMGYQNLLEPARSHDFQAPQAAKQLLLRGETRGAGSAVNVPDHHSLVLTLDLAGIRPLPEYSVELQLENGPAAAPFKVSAPAAGEPLTLSLPAGSARQGRYQITLRSIPGGPVLARFRFEVQP; this is translated from the coding sequence ATGGATCATCGGTCAGCCATCGAAACCACCGCGGTCGAGAGATACTTCCTCGACGAGATGCCCGCTGTCGAACGCTCTGAGTTTGAAGAGCACTTCTTCGAGTGCGAGCAATGCGCGGAGGAAATCAGAATCATGTCCTCACTGGAGGCCAACGCCCGCGCGGAAGTGCGGGTGACGCGTCCCGAAGCGAGGACCGAGGCCCCAAAACCGGCGCAGAAAACACATAGCACCGGGTTCTGGGAGCGGTATTTCCATTGGCTACGGCCGGCGATTGCGGCACCCGCGCTGGCTTCACTCCTGGTGGTGATGGGCTATCAGAATCTGTTGGAACCGGCACGGTCGCACGATTTCCAGGCACCGCAGGCGGCTAAGCAGTTGCTGCTGCGCGGCGAGACCCGGGGTGCCGGTTCGGCGGTAAACGTGCCGGACCACCATTCCCTGGTCCTGACACTGGATCTGGCCGGTATTCGTCCTCTGCCTGAGTATAGTGTGGAGTTGCAGTTGGAGAATGGCCCGGCGGCGGCGCCATTCAAGGTATCCGCGCCTGCCGCGGGGGAACCGCTGACGCTGTCGCTACCAGCCGGCAGCGCGAGACAGGGACGATACCAAATTACCCTGCGCAGCATACCCGGCGGCCCGGTCCTGGCTCGTTTCCGTTTTGAAGTCCAACCCTGA
- a CDS encoding alcohol dehydrogenase catalytic domain-containing protein, which yields MRAIGLDFERRTLAERSLPQPLEPREDEVLLRVHEVGICATDRELSKFRFGLPPDGESFLTLGHEALAQVEVGNKDWARGSWVAPMIRRSCSPACDHCARGRRDLCQTGEYLERGINRAHGYLTPFTLDSGAELLAVPEGLLDVAALAEPLSVVEKAVETALRAHPMEPRTAVVTGAGPVGILTALLLQLKGLEVTVFSLEPEDHPRVRLLRKAGLAYLRDRIPARADLVFEAAGGNLNLLEWVAPCGVLMLIGAGEENLSLQPIRMLVDNLTVAGTVNAGRAHFQQAIEDLGRIQRPLLAAMIERRDIDQWRDSFGGPALIPKIVHRLD from the coding sequence ATGCGTGCGATCGGCCTGGACTTTGAAAGACGCACCCTCGCGGAGCGTTCCCTGCCGCAACCGCTGGAGCCTCGCGAGGACGAGGTTCTGCTGCGTGTGCATGAGGTCGGGATCTGCGCGACGGATCGCGAGCTGTCGAAATTCCGGTTCGGGCTGCCGCCTGACGGTGAATCGTTCCTGACGTTGGGGCACGAGGCGCTGGCGCAGGTGGAGGTCGGCAACAAGGACTGGGCCAGGGGGTCATGGGTGGCACCGATGATCCGGCGGAGTTGCAGTCCGGCCTGCGACCATTGCGCGCGAGGACGGCGCGATCTATGCCAGACGGGCGAATACCTGGAACGCGGCATCAACCGCGCGCATGGTTACCTGACGCCCTTCACGCTGGATTCCGGCGCCGAACTACTGGCCGTGCCGGAAGGCTTACTGGATGTGGCGGCGCTGGCGGAACCCCTGAGCGTGGTGGAGAAGGCCGTGGAGACCGCCCTGCGCGCGCATCCGATGGAGCCGAGGACGGCTGTGGTCACGGGCGCGGGTCCGGTGGGTATCCTGACAGCGTTGTTGCTGCAGTTGAAGGGGCTGGAGGTGACGGTCTTTTCACTGGAGCCGGAGGATCACCCGCGGGTGCGGTTGCTGCGGAAGGCCGGGCTGGCTTATCTGAGGGACCGCATTCCGGCGCGAGCCGATCTCGTATTTGAGGCGGCCGGCGGGAACCTCAACCTGTTGGAGTGGGTGGCTCCCTGTGGTGTACTGATGCTGATTGGCGCGGGCGAGGAGAACCTGTCGCTGCAGCCGATCCGAATGCTGGTGGACAACCTGACCGTGGCCGGCACAGTGAATGCGGGCCGCGCGCATTTCCAGCAGGCGATTGAAGACCTCGGCCGAATCCAGCGTCCGCTGCTGGCAGCCATGATTGAACGGCGTGACATCGACCAGTGGCGTGATTCTTTCGGTGGCCCGGCCTTGATCCCGAAGATTGTCCATCGACTGGATTGA
- a CDS encoding CHAT domain-containing protein, producing the protein MRTGTLGLMLRWCLLFALLVCGCSRFQSAPQTRFEEVTRLYRTGRLQAALHNLDGHEDWRKSKSSEWRSRFRTLRAEILLAQGKPAEASKELTDAAPGARWEARRQMVIGGVCLRQGRFDEGQVALEKARQLAEQTGDSETALLSMVYEGARLARKGDQRSAEEVTRVALAEAMKRKDAYSEAAACNNMAFLRLRQLRYDESIAFTRQAVAAADRIDARWIAGRSATNAALCYAQLGDIPRALEWQSRVAANLEMVGDRANLKDSLGEMGSMYLIQGRFDEAVQSYHKAFDLARELHDDPATWAGNLALAYLSAQKWQDAANWNQQAWESKADRSNETALNYLRLNRGFIAAGQERFDEAAKDFQQVLASSGGNRGLLWDAHAGLARVEIARKRFAAAKPHFEAALQQIETARIELRNRESKITFLARLIRFHQDYVEALMARGETEAALRVAESSRGRILAAQSERAAPPVAADIVARARRFASERKTAVLFYWTAPKRSWLWTITATGVRSHELPPASRLEEQVKLYRNEIEKSLRDPLRETADGPGSQLYQMLLGAASEAEGIARVTVIPDGAVHLINLESLPVPRPQPHYWLEDVTLSIAPSLTMLTASDPAPQTGEGLLLVGAPDAPDPEYPALESARRELTGIAAKFPALHKTVLEGSNATRTNYRKARAEQYALVHFAAHAEVGRVSPLDSAIILAREGDQFRLYAREILSTPKLQARLVTISACSSAGTTSYAGEGLIGLSWAFLEAGARAVVAGLWDVSDSSSAELMTWLYEGIAAGRAPDEALRAAKLRMLKGGDFRRPYYWAPYQVYVR; encoded by the coding sequence GTGAGGACAGGTACACTTGGGCTGATGCTCCGGTGGTGCCTGCTCTTCGCGCTTCTCGTCTGTGGCTGCTCTCGCTTCCAGAGCGCACCCCAGACGCGTTTCGAGGAAGTGACGCGGCTCTATCGCACCGGGCGCCTGCAGGCTGCGTTGCACAACCTGGACGGGCATGAAGACTGGCGGAAGTCGAAATCCAGCGAATGGCGCTCCCGCTTTCGTACCCTGCGCGCCGAAATCCTGTTAGCCCAAGGCAAGCCGGCCGAAGCATCCAAGGAACTGACGGATGCCGCGCCAGGTGCACGCTGGGAGGCCCGGCGGCAAATGGTGATAGGTGGTGTGTGCCTGCGGCAGGGCCGCTTCGATGAAGGGCAGGTCGCGCTGGAGAAAGCGCGTCAACTGGCCGAGCAGACGGGCGATTCCGAAACAGCACTGTTGTCGATGGTTTATGAAGGCGCGCGCCTGGCGCGCAAGGGTGATCAACGCTCCGCCGAAGAGGTCACGAGGGTAGCGCTGGCCGAAGCCATGAAGCGGAAGGACGCCTACAGCGAGGCCGCCGCCTGCAACAACATGGCGTTTCTCCGGCTGCGGCAGCTTCGCTACGACGAGTCGATTGCCTTCACCCGGCAGGCCGTCGCGGCGGCCGATCGAATTGATGCCCGCTGGATTGCGGGCCGTTCCGCCACGAATGCAGCGCTGTGCTACGCGCAACTGGGCGACATTCCAAGAGCGCTGGAGTGGCAGTCCCGCGTGGCCGCCAACCTCGAAATGGTGGGCGACCGGGCGAATCTCAAGGACAGCCTGGGCGAGATGGGGTCGATGTACCTGATCCAAGGCCGTTTCGACGAGGCGGTGCAGTCGTATCACAAGGCGTTCGACCTGGCCAGGGAGCTCCACGACGATCCGGCAACCTGGGCCGGCAACCTGGCCCTGGCGTACCTTTCGGCTCAGAAATGGCAGGATGCCGCTAATTGGAACCAGCAGGCCTGGGAGAGTAAGGCCGACCGTTCGAATGAAACCGCCTTGAACTACCTCCGCCTGAATCGTGGCTTCATCGCCGCCGGACAGGAGCGGTTTGACGAAGCGGCCAAGGACTTCCAGCAGGTGCTGGCCAGCAGCGGCGGGAATCGCGGGCTGTTGTGGGATGCCCACGCCGGACTGGCGCGTGTGGAGATCGCCCGCAAGCGGTTTGCCGCGGCCAAGCCGCACTTCGAGGCAGCCCTGCAACAGATCGAGACGGCGCGGATCGAGCTGCGCAACCGGGAATCGAAGATCACCTTCCTGGCGCGGCTGATCCGTTTTCACCAGGATTACGTCGAGGCATTGATGGCGCGGGGCGAGACCGAGGCGGCCCTGCGCGTGGCGGAGTCGAGCCGGGGCCGCATTCTGGCGGCGCAATCGGAGCGGGCCGCTCCGCCAGTAGCAGCCGACATCGTGGCGCGCGCCCGGCGCTTCGCCTCCGAACGGAAGACTGCCGTTTTGTTTTACTGGACCGCGCCCAAGAGGTCATGGCTCTGGACAATCACGGCCACGGGCGTACGCTCGCATGAACTGCCGCCGGCGTCAAGGTTGGAAGAGCAGGTGAAGCTTTACCGGAATGAGATCGAGAAGTCGCTGCGCGATCCGTTGCGTGAGACCGCGGACGGCCCAGGCTCGCAGCTCTATCAGATGCTGCTGGGCGCGGCAAGCGAGGCGGAGGGGATTGCGCGGGTCACGGTGATCCCCGATGGCGCTGTCCACCTGATCAATCTGGAATCGTTGCCGGTGCCGCGTCCCCAGCCGCATTACTGGCTGGAGGATGTGACGCTCTCCATCGCACCGTCCCTCACGATGCTGACGGCATCGGATCCAGCGCCGCAGACGGGCGAGGGGTTGCTGCTGGTGGGCGCACCCGATGCGCCGGATCCGGAGTACCCGGCACTGGAGAGCGCGCGGAGAGAGCTGACTGGCATCGCGGCGAAGTTCCCCGCCCTGCACAAAACGGTTTTGGAAGGCAGCAATGCCACCCGGACCAATTACCGGAAGGCGCGGGCGGAACAGTACGCGCTGGTCCACTTTGCAGCGCACGCCGAGGTGGGCCGCGTGAGTCCGCTGGACTCGGCCATCATCCTGGCGCGCGAGGGCGACCAGTTCCGGCTGTACGCTCGTGAGATTCTCAGCACGCCGAAGCTGCAGGCCCGGCTGGTGACGATCTCCGCCTGCAGCAGCGCCGGCACCACCAGCTATGCGGGCGAAGGCCTGATCGGACTGTCGTGGGCGTTCCTGGAGGCCGGAGCGCGCGCGGTGGTGGCCGGACTGTGGGATGTCAGCGATAGTTCCAGCGCGGAGCTGATGACGTGGCTGTATGAGGGGATCGCGGCGGGACGGGCTCCGGACGAGGCGTTGAGGGCGGCAAAACTGCGGATGCTGAAGGGCGGAGACTTCCGGCGGCCGTACTATTGGGCGCCCTACCAGGTCTACGTGCGCTGA